Within Acinetobacter sp. LoGeW2-3, the genomic segment AAATTAGGTAAATACAGCTCAATATTTTTAATCATTAGTTCAGACTTTAATAACTAAAAAATTTGGTTCATACACAGCTATAGCGAAAATAGCTATTTAAATGAATTTATCACTATAATTACTTCATATATTTTTTTAAAACTTTATAAAAACTCTTGAAAAAATCTAGTAAGAACACTAAAAGTTACTTATTAAATTCACAAAAAATACTACATAGAGATAATTATGATTACACCTAAAGATACTAAAAATTTGATTAAGGAAAAATTCGCTGCTCCAATTAAACTTGAAACTAACGCATTGTTGAGACAGTCTGGGCTACTTTATGACATTGGCAAAAGGGAAGTTGAGTGTATTCTTAGACATTTTAACTATTATTTTAATCCAACTAATGTGAACACATCACCTCGAGCGAAAGACGATTTTATTGTTAGCCAAATAAATAGTAAACCAGATCGCCAGAGCTACTGTAATTACCTAATTCAAATTATTGAGTCTAATCTCATTATATTGGATGATTTTAAAAATCTAGAAATTGATAACCATCGACAAACACTGCACCTCATTTCTTCAACTTTAACTCAACCCATACAATTTTACACGAACGACATGTTTGAGTGCTTCATTTACAATCTTGATGCTTTACCTGTAGAAATTTCTTATAAATACAATATCGTAAATTCAAGCCTAATGAATTTTAATACTAGAAAATTAACTTCAAAAAAATTGAAATGGTTAAATAAAGATAATTCAAAACAGATCGAATGGGCTCTAGAATACGTACAAAAAAATCCTAAAATATATCTACCACCATTCTTTAGTGTGTCCAATGATCAGCAGTATCAATATATCGTTGCGCATTTAGATAGGATGATGACCGAATCTCCTGAAGTACTAGAGCTGTATCTGTTAAAAATGAAAAAAACATGGAGTCAAAAAAAGTTTCGAGATTCAGGTAAAGCCAAAAAGCTTTATCATCTGCCACTATCAGAGACCACCAAACAAAAGCTCGAAAAAATTGCTGAATTTAATAACACTAATCAAGCAACAATTTTAGAAAGACTAATTAACTATGAATTTGAAAAATTACCTTTTTAAATGAAGTTCAATTATTATTCCAATCAAGCGTTTTTAATGAATACCACTCCATGATCTTCACACGCTCATCCCAGTACTGTGCTCGGTTATAAGCTGCACGAATACGGTTCTGGGGCACATGAGCAAGTTGGCGTTCAATCGCATCTGGATTAAATAAATTCGACTCATTCACTACAGTACTAAATAGTGACCTAAACCCATGTGTTGTCATTCGACCCGCGTAACCTGAACGCTTTATGACAGCCAAAATTGACTCACTACGCATAGCCTCTTTGTTGTTTAATCGATGTGGAAATAAAAGATCTTGATTATGTGTCAGACGCAATGCTTGAAGTTCAGCAATCATCAGGTCTGTTAGTGGTACACGATGAGGTAGACCATTTTTCATGCGCTCAGCAGGGATATCCCACTTACGCTCTTCTAGATCAAACTCATTCCAACGTGCTTGTAATAATTCACTTACACGCACACCGGTCAACATGATTAAAATAATCGCATGATGCGTTTGAGCATCGGCTGGATAGGCACGTATACGTCTAAGGAATTCAGGCATTTCATTTTCAGCTAAAGAAGCTAGATTTTTAACCTTCTTATTTTTCAATGCATAGACTAAATCACTTGCGGGATTATCATATCTGTAGCCATGAGCTATGGCATATTTCATCACCATACCACAGCGCGACAAGGTACGCTTAGCCACCTCTAGAGAACCTCTAGCCTCAATCTTTTTGATGCTCTGTAAGATCTCTGGTGCTTGGATTTGATTAATCCTTCTATGTTCAAGAACGGTGTAAAGTTCATCTAAAGATGCTCTTACATTGCTGATATGTTTTGCTGACCAAGTTTCCCTTTGATTTTCAAACCAGTCTTCAGCGACTTCTTTAAAGAAAGGTTTATTATCTTCATACAACACTGACTTTGAATGTTTATATTTGAGTTCGAGTGCAAGTTCTCTTGCCTTCTTAAGCGTCATCTCAGGATAAGGCCCTAATGACTCTGACTTACGCTCTCCGTGAACACTATATCTAACATTCCAATATTTTTGCCCCACAGGTGTCACAAGAAGTGACAAACCATTTTCATCAGAAAGACGATAACGTTTTTCTTTTGGCTGTGCTTTTCTACACTCTGCATCAGTAAGCTTCATGTGTATTTACCCATTATCTAGTCTAGAAATAATTGGGTAAATTTTCCCAATAATTACCCACAGAAGGCAAAAATTGGGTTACACGAGTTAGGATTCGATCGGACAATACAGCCAATAAAAAAGCCCTTAAACATTGAGTTTAAAGGCTTTTTTACATTCAGTCGAACATCTCTGAATTGAATTTTGGTGGAGATGGCGGGAGTTGAACCCGCGTCCGCCAACATTACGCTCGAGAATACTACATGCTTAGATATCGTCTATTAATTTAGCTCTTTGTGACCCGACGAACAGGGTACAAATCGCGATCCTTTAAGATTTAGTACGAAACCCCAAGGCTTGATTTCATACGGACTTGTGTGCGTTCGCTTCAGTCGGGACCCCTAACCACAAGTATTCAGGGATGCGGACAAGCTGCCCTTAGGCAGCTAGAGCGTAAGTTTCGTCGTTTGCGACTATTAAAATGCAAATTTGATTTACGA encodes:
- a CDS encoding tyrosine-type recombinase/integrase — its product is MKLTDAECRKAQPKEKRYRLSDENGLSLLVTPVGQKYWNVRYSVHGERKSESLGPYPEMTLKKARELALELKYKHSKSVLYEDNKPFFKEVAEDWFENQRETWSAKHISNVRASLDELYTVLEHRRINQIQAPEILQSIKKIEARGSLEVAKRTLSRCGMVMKYAIAHGYRYDNPASDLVYALKNKKVKNLASLAENEMPEFLRRIRAYPADAQTHHAIILIMLTGVRVSELLQARWNEFDLEERKWDIPAERMKNGLPHRVPLTDLMIAELQALRLTHNQDLLFPHRLNNKEAMRSESILAVIKRSGYAGRMTTHGFRSLFSTVVNESNLFNPDAIERQLAHVPQNRIRAAYNRAQYWDERVKIMEWYSLKTLDWNNN